The Leptidea sinapis chromosome 27, ilLepSina1.1, whole genome shotgun sequence nucleotide sequence CGAAGCCATTATTCTTCAATTCAAGCCTAACTCATTTTGGTTAAGGTATTTCAACGCTGCGGGCTAAAATCACAGATGTCAAGGAGTTCGTTTTTAAtctgttttgtaaaaaaaatcttagagaatatttcattttacattttgGTTACCATGCTTTAATGTCAATATTTGAAGTCTTAAGTTCAACTATTCTTCTAATTACATTAGGTTTACTTGTTGACTACTTAGGTATATATACTtggtgttatttttaatatcagcCCTTGTTGCCTCAATTGACAACTctttatttagataaaaatcAAATGATTTTCTAAGGACTTCCTTGCACGTCCAatcaagctgtgaaatgagtttccttgttcggtgttttCAGGATGATACACATAAGTTTCTTCATGAAACGCCTTTACCTTTCCAAAAGGCCGTCAACGGTCCTGTGATTTCTGTGGTGTGGCAAGAGAGTATGCGTGGCGGTGATCATGTTTTTCTTCCTCTtctatatcaaaaataatataggaACAATCAGTCACCTCAAGCAACGACTTATAATGAGAATACCCCGTAATTtagtaaactaatattttttgtataaatattaaaccCTTCATGAAAAATAACCAAACCACCTCATACTACTAAAGTGCTGgaatattaaatgaattatttatgtgATCTAGGTAATAATCTGCTCTATGTATAATTTGACCCTGGTGTATTTACAGGTAGTTACGTGCGTACAGAAGCTGACGTTCATACCTGTGACCACGCACACCCATTTCGACTTCAACAAGACCATAATATACCCCAGCGTGACCTTCTGCAGGGAGCCTCCATACAAGCACCACGAGCTTGAGGTGACTTATTTCCTTTTTCTTAAGATTTTCCACAAGTTCTCGAATGGCAACCTTGGTAGGCCccgcacaaaattgtaataACAATATGGGCAAGGTCgccagaataggttggatgagggcagcgtaggaccgattgTCATAGCGATCTTTGAGGGaagcctttgttcagcagtggacgtcttccggccgtAATGACGATGATGATTTTGCACCTCTGAAATAAAAAAGGAACCCTGAAATATATGTAGTCCATGAGTCAACCTATCCGCCTGTCaagaaattaatatataaaccaTAGGTACGTCTTGACTCTCTTGAATCTGACAAAATAAGCTTGATGACTCATGGAGACATGACCATTTTAGTgtaatatttaactaatttgCAGGTAAATAAAACTTGAAAGATACTGATGCATTCAATTTGAGAAGTAGCAAGGTAAAGCTTAAAGGTTATTTTAAAGTTTGTGGGAGTATAAAAACAAGATCCATTAGCTCACACAAGAATATTTGATGGCAAAATGTTGCGTCGCTGTTCTCATATTGCGTATCGCACTCTCTGCTACATAAACTTCTCACGTTAATTCTAAGACTCAAAGATTTTCTCCCTTAGGACACAAAAAGTCAATTGCGTATGTCAATAAGCAAAAGGAAGCAAAGTTTACATCCAATGAGTTTACCTATGGCAGTGCATGCCAAAACCTTGTATCTTCTGGGAAAAGAACTGCAAAGAAAAACCCATCACAACATTAATACAATTCTATTTAACATGCTAGAATTACATGGATTCCAATTTTTATTGTTTGCCTATGTTGGGCTGAGCACTTTATTTCCACCCTTGTTTTCCATTCAAAAAGTCATTAATGGTATAGTTTTTGcgactttatttttgtttgatcgTCAACTTAAATTTGTCCAAAGGGAGTACTTGAATAGCCAATTCTGTTCCATTCATCTTGTTGCATTAAATCATCAAATTTAAACTAATTGTCTCGTTATTTTATGAGTTAGGAATCCTCGTGTGAGTTCTAGTTGTCTAGTTTCTTCAACCTGCAATACAGAATTGCGTAAAATAAATGTTGCAAAACCTATATCTGACTTGAACAGTTACTTgatgttgttataataatatccaaatatataaaaaaaaaatttacagaaATATAATCTGTACTCTCATCCTCGTTACACTTCTACCTGGAGAGAGTTCAACTTCTCCCACATCCCCCTGGACCAGCTCTGGAAGGAGATCACCTACGATCAGGATGAAGTACTTGTACAGTTTGGACTGGACCAACAAAGAGACAGTGAGTCACTATAAAGTTTATAACTACagctaatctatactaatattataaagaggtaaagtGTGTGAGGCTTTAGGGGGTTGTATTGTGTGAAGGCGGCAATAGAGCGTAACAATGGCTCCAAAGCATTCGCACGAGTTTTGTCTATTGGCTAGAGCCAACTGGCGAAGCTAAAGACCGGTGACGGCAGCTTAAAAAGCTTCGTCTAAGTCCGACCTTTTGAGGGAACTGAAGAAATTCTACGGACAGTTATACACGACGGCACGGGCACTTGTTACCAACAAGGCTGAAGACcccagacgtcagcctgtacTAGATAAGTATAGCCCTAAAACATCTTAAAATCAACAAGGCGCAGGGTGGTGATGGAATTACAGGCGAGCTTCAGAGGGCTCCTTTGCTCAATATCCTTCAGAAgctattcaattccgtcatcGTCGAAGGCAAAATGCCGCAAGCATGGTACTGAAGTATAGTGGTGttgttcttcaaaaagggcgatagAATGGTTTTGAAGAACTTAGGACCCATATAATTGCTGAGCtatgtatataagctgttttcaAGGGTTATCACAAATCGTCTCGTGCACGGGTTCAATGtcttccagcctcccgaacaagctggattccgaaaaggctttagcactAAGACCACATATATtcgctgcggcaggttatatAGATAGAATAGAAGACGGAGGAGAATAACCAGCCACTAagcttggcgttcgtggactatgagaaagcttTTGATtcgagacctgggcggtgcttcagtctctccagaggtgctACATTGATTatatatcgataatcaatgtAGCACCTCTGGAATGTTTGTATAGTTCTGGAATATTTGTATAGAAACGCCGTCGTGTCAGTCCGTCCACCAAGATTAGATCTCGAAGCATATCCGATTGCAGCGGGGAGTCACACAAGGTGATGTCATATCGCCGAAGCTGTTCACCACTGCGTTGGACGATGTCTTTAATCTTCTGGACTGAAACGGACTGagcatcaatatcaacggcaaattcatcactcaccttcgattcacAGACGATATAGTTATCATGGCTGATActatggaagacttaagccatatacTCGATGACttcaaaagtcaaagtcaaaagtcaaaaatattttattgacataaaattaaaagatcgctcgtcaacgtcaatcacagcaaatacaattcagatacatacatattaattacacaaaagtttaaacatatacatatttttaaaataataaactccagtaaaacaatacaaggctgaaacatgaaatccaaaaaaaaacatctataatactattcaattccatataAGACATAAaactgcgtttaataaaagatttaaatttatttattgataattcagatacaacACATACAGCTTCCCAATGAGTAGGTCTTAAAACGATCATgaacaagacgaagatcatgtcaaatgtccatgtcgcacctactcccgtaataATTAGGATCTGTAcctactctcgaaattgttgacgagtacgtatACCTTGGACCATTGGATTCATTGGAAtctgaagaaaaatatttattgttaggTACTTAgatgatggtactttgggtggtgaagtgggCTCTGTTTTAGATAATTTGAAcgttgtaatagaaagttttagcttAATCagccttgagttaaatttttcgtAACGCGAACTTTTTATTAGCAAAAATTTCgaaatttcagaccgggttgatattatcaataaattttatgttctggcccaatattaaagttttgaataagaaatcacttcaccttcttggagctccattatttcctgtttcaattccaacgatcttagaCGTTCATACTGTTAACCTTTCGGACAGATTATGCAagattaattctcatatggccttaactatggtcttgtttatttgttacaaaatttacgtacctcttaaggtctagcccgttatggaaatttccaaattattAAACCGTTCTGAATTGCGCGTTTACTGATCATTCATGGTCTCatgcctctttaccgatacggtttggtggttaaggtagtttcgggcgttgccttatCAGTATTTCTATCTacagttcatagtgcgcagcctttggttactagaattgtaagtcttgtaccaggtaactcagagattgcgtatttgaacgaagctaacaatgcttggcaaaatattgcaaatattcaaaattttccagacgatttaaattgtcaaaaagcatgggacgcacttctttgtaagtcagcatttgatgatcttttgattaAATCTACTGAtagaacagagcgtgctcgtgtTTTGGTTTTTGGTTTAAAAGCGTTGCCTTTTGCGttgattggaacgctacttgacaatttAACATTGTAAATATGTGTATCACTCAGGCTatttataaaactgaatgaaccacatcaatgtagatgtggcgtttaTGTAGATGCCCTGGGGCGTCACGGGCTATCCTGCctgtcacgccagcattaatgaattCCCCAGCATCAATtaacgtaacttggacatgagaacgAGCCATTCCATCAGAGTCATTACATCAGgatgcttgccatcgcggcgggtttGGCTCTAAaatgtataatgtaatataatataaatacctttttggattattttttgtcatttaaaaCAGATGTAGTAGTGACATCAACGCTGGGTTTCGTGACCGGTCGCTGCTACACCCTAACTCCTCGACACCTGGAGAATTATGCTGGCAAGGAACGAGGATACTCTGTGCTGCTGCAACACGCGCCCGAGGATCTGGGGAACCCCACGAGCGTGCTGCCGCCAGGATACCATGTTCATATACACTACGGCAAAGAACCATTCACTGGTTAGaacctaagatcatttatatgtctagatagactatggcaGCTGTGATAGCGCCGAAAAATATTGAGttaagaactaacctctattttgagcaattcacgcaaaGTAACACAAAGTGTCCTACATATCCcgagtgtaagacttagcttgtcacgcacactaaactaataatcctggcctgtttttatcggttgtctaacagcaagagactatctagacgtattaattatctgaGGTTCTAACCAGTGAATGGTTCTTTGTCGTAGTGGAACactctaattaataaatcataaagtCCTTAGAATTTCAGatccaatttaattattaaattatgtatacgTTTTATACAGAATCATCGAAAAAGGTGTTCCGCGCAAGTCACTGATATAATTTCAGACGTTAATATATGCTAATGACCTTGCTCATAGGGCGTGGGCGAGTGTCTAGGGCATACGGGtcgtatttaaagtttaaattattattaattaataacaactgATGGCTAAAAAATTAAGACAACCCATGGTTATATGTTTTTCTGCATTTTTGGAatcaaaaataatgttatttgaaataatCTAGTCGCGAACCGAACTTTTTGTTTCTTGCACTTAGATATTAAGTGCACACAAACGTTAATGTCAAAATGTGTTTCAATGAGGACACTTTTGAGTTACACGATGTGCGCGCTAATGAAAAAATAACACCATTTGATcacttttattcaaatataatatctttgtatAATATGTCATAGGGATTTGGTCATATCTCGGGGGATGTTCaattaacaacacgattttatcattttacgAAACCAATACGCGGAACTAATACTagtatttgatcaaatcacttgaTTTATTTCGAGTAATGATAAAATCATGTTGTTTATGTAAGatactccgtgatttgatcaagTCACTCAGGGATCCGAATCTCCgaatctctgttattatcatatgcgacataatatatattttgattttgtgtAATCTTCGAGaccaaatcaatatttttatgctTTAGGCCAGGttcatataatacatatataatagaCAGCGAAAGAAATCAGTCGAAAGAAACCGTTCGTTATATGTGAACTCGGCTTTACCTTTAAGTATCAGAATTGTTGAAACTGATTTTGCATTATTCCAAATCGTCggattaaattgaaattttgtacaCCTATCAAAGACCTACATTTTTAGGCCGaatgatatttatgttttatacaTGGTATACTTATATAACAACCGAAAAATGTGtgatctctaacggagatacaggaagatagaaaaggaaagagaatcaatttgttactgtaaccgagtGACCAGTCGTGCATAGTCAGCCATACGCATTGACTTATCTGGTGAGGTTGGGTTACAACTTACATCATATTAGTTGTtgtagttaaggtttaagtactaaatatttaaacactgactttaacatagactgcggaatgtgttgcaccatcgtattccttggtatagttaaagttaaaaagtgaaatatcaagtcaatatcgaatatttatttgaaacttttaacTGGTCGCTATTTAGTTATTtcacattaacaatagctttaaccggcgaagattggacttttacggttaacagttaaaagTTATGCCGtcatttaatacttataatacattttttgctaaaccggtactttaacatacGTTTGTTATTGCTAATGTTAGTTGATATAACGCAAGcccattttgaatattaaactagctaacccacacattgacaaatcaaagtTAGTCAAGCATTATCAggctgtcagatcgtctataCGAATATTCTAGATATTCTAAGTCTATAGCAAATGGTATACCTTCTTGTTTATATcgaaatgtttaaataaaacactttataaggattaaaacgcgcgAAAACCCCAGATCTtgagtccccctgaaaacgagatcgggtcttgaaacgttgggtcaagtaaaataaaaataaaaatgtaacttttacgcaaaaatctactgtaaatgttttaatcatttaaaagtgttttatttaaattaacactgaagaaaagATTATTGAAATGTTTGTTACAAACCCAAAATTGAACCTTTAAAGCTAACACACTTACAGAAGTGAATGTATACAATGGGGGTCTGGTTGACTACGTGTATATCAACACTGGAGAGACCTTGGACGTGAAGCTGACCGTCAACGAGTACGTGATGATCAGCGATGACTATCACCCGTGCACTGATGACCACAACTACAGCGCCAATCAAGTGAGGCTTACTGTTAAAGTGACGAAACGAGCAGACGTGGTTTTTATCTGTTTAGATCGTCAACATTACCTAACctaacacatttatataaatttatgctaGGTACGattctgatatatatatatatatatatactggcTCCCTGTTAAGTCCCTGTTGttctaatgaaattgtttcacagcagaactgtcaaaccgtgcgccaataaattctctaacagaaaaaatgtccatacaaaacaaatattgaaaataaaaataattatggatcccaaatcgaaataaaaactatcctatctctcaagttggaccaaactgcactccatgaagtaatccccattagaacccgttcattagtttaggagtccatcgaggacaaacaacgtgtcacgtaatttatatatatatatataggttttATAAAGAAGAGGATATAGGTATCTACATACTAATTGGAGGAAATACACCAGAGTCTAAGCTTGATGTGCAAGAACTTGTGGTATCTGTCCTTAACAATGGCAGTGTGATATGGGAGCcgattttttaagtttaaaactCTCAATTCAAAGAAAATTCTACAACATGTTTCTCCAAAAAATATATccctttaaaactattttattccTATATGCAATCACTTCACATaatctattgtaattaaaatatgatgatgatggtacCCTAGTTCCCGAAAATACCTCACAAagaagctttttttttatgaaaataagagacgagacgagcagcacgttcagctgatcgtaattgatacgccctgcccattataatgcagtgtcgctcaggtttcttgaaaaccaaaaattctgagcggcactacaactacggcagaaataggtgccgttgtggtaccaataatctagccggcatcctgtgcaaaggagcctctcactggtaagctcattccacacacGTGCGAttgtgggattcggcggcagaaatcagatgaaacagatcttcggaacactccccgtgttaAATGAGGTGGAAGACACAATGAATCGCCGTTCAGAGAGCACTGGATGCTCGACAATTCAAACAGCTTCGCGTTGCATGTGGTCAGATTGTTCaaactgatactggggtgcgctagaccagagatgacaacaacATTCAAAATGTGGCCGgtcctgcgctttgtagaacgcTAAATGTTGTCCGATTTGAAGTATTGTTGTGCTCTTTTAATCACGACCAGCTTATTCGAAGCtgatttggctttgccttccaaatgACCGTGgaagtggcaataagtttctccacattttttttatgacaataagagacaccgggacaccacggtggcgcaccCGGTCGCCgctacaaacataatatttagctCTATAGGGAGTTACTCACCTGGCGTCCATTTGGTTTCGCAAACAATTTGCTGGCATGGCTAGCTCGGAGGCGGCATACCtctggtgttttttttttaatgaaaataagagacaagacgagcaggatgttcagctgatggtaattgatacgccctgaccatgacaatgcagtgccgctcaagatgattgaaaaacccaataattctgagcggcactacaacagcgctcgtcaccttgagacataagttgtcgaGTCTCATTttctcagaccgaaacacagcaatgcttacactttactgcatcacggcagaaataggcgccgttgtggtacccataattctGCCGGTATcaggtgcaaaggagcctcccactggttgtcactgcttttatttgtatattaattaaaatgttttcagTGTACCAACAGGCATGTTTGGCATGAAGTGGGCAAAGACGTTGGATGTTCAGGTCCTTGGATGGAGAGCAGCCTACCGTACTGTGACAACTTTGAGGATATGAGACTCCTCATCTCTAGTTATATAACGTGAGACATTAGACACCATTAAAGCTATTGATTTAGTAGTAGATCTCAAGACAAAAGGAAAAACTTCATCAAAGATAGATTAATGAAAACTATGTTTTAacctttatttaaaatttaatattatatttaaaataattataattgtgtataaattactctgaTTAACATGCTACCTTAGTCACTCGAGCTGACATTATGCCATTCCCCTTTAATAAAGATTCTTAACAAATTTATctcccgcaataatattaaattgtaatttctatcctcaatactttctacgcttctattagccacatattcccacttacattcacacatttctcccttaaacttagtttagttaatattgttgtgttatgggtgtttattactaaccgtacaAACTCTTCTTGCCtgttcttcagttcacaaaaaaaaccacagctatatcaaccgatcatttccttttaaatcagctctttatatacttcaatcggctaaattaaaataaaaaatctctccaccttgacgttggccgaatcgttAACATTCAGTTGACGGAgccagttataaaaaaaaacctagcgtgacagctcagtctcactaaataattacaaaataaagtcCACAGTGCGCCctaagaagttttcatttttcCATGTCTGAGAGATTTCGTTGTGCCATTTTTCTCTCTTATTTTACATTTGCGAAGAAGTTTAACTTATCCTAGCTTCTATTTAAATCTTAGTCAAACATAATTTCTTGTgattcttttttaaaataagacaacattcatatacataaataaaatttgaaaaacaaaattttatgaacgatgcgggactcgaacccactacctccggcgttccgtaccGGTGCTCTAacaaactgagccaaccgttcgagtaccacctcgttcataaaattttgtttttttaattttatttgtatattaatcctaaaagtgagttttatcacttaaaaaaaacataacatattgttaacaTTCATATATTTGATATTGGTGGCAATTTGATCATTATTTCTtgacaatttcttattttatttaaagtgacaaccctcatTTATaggataaaacaaaataaacatagaaataaatgatacaaattaaatttgaaaacaaaatgtatgaacGATGATATGAATTTATGAACGATCGCGTTCAGTgcaagcgctcttccactgagccaaccgatcgagtgacgtcacgttcatCAGCTGGAAACATTCGTATGGATAGTGATCGCTATCATAATGTCTTTCAATATgtccaaaaaaaaatagatggGCAAACTCTTCATGTGTTGATGTGTTATGTtttgtgtgtgtctgtgtgtgcaTGCCGTGTATGTTTATGTGTGTGTAGTTACTAGCTTACTCAAAAATATTACTACATAAGTATCACTAGTTAATATTATCAGACCTAATAAACATCTGGTCGACACTGCAGGAAACACGAAGAACACCAACATGAAGGGTGTCCTAGAATATGTCGCGCGCTGTTGTACAACGCGTTtgtgacagacagacagaaggACTACATCTGGGACAACCAGGCCAAGTTGTGGTCGCCACGATTGCAGCAGACCAACCTGCAGACACAGGTATTGTGTATTCCTATACTTCTTATGCTCATCTGCCAGATAGGCACCTTTATCTGCTTTGAAGCACAAAATTataaccattattatttttcgtGATGAAGGGCACCGCAGCTAGAGAAATTGCTGGGctaatgagacaacatcttatacCTTATGCCATCAGAGCAtatctatcaaaatattatgtttactaagaaaaatacacataaatatgttaaaaagtgtGAATTGTATAACATTAATATTGCATAGACATAAAATTACAATACCGAGATTAgaactagtttttttttctatgaaaataaggtaagagacgagcaggacgttcagctgatggtaattgatacgccctgccattacaacgcagtgccgctcaggattcttgaaaaaccccaaaacttctgagtggcactacaactgcgctcgtcaccttgagacataagttgttaagtctcattagtaAGGCAAATAGCTCATTTTTGGAAAATTGCGTAAGGTTCTATAATAAACTCTTCACGATCATAACAGAATTgcctaaaaaaaaatataaaacacaattattaaaatctaatatataaaattctcgtgtcatagtgttaaactttgaactcctccgaaacggcttgaccgattctcaattttgagtgcatattgggtaggtctgagaatcggacatctattttgcatccccctaaatgtaaagggtggtccacacgatttttttttaatttgtttgattatgagtcagcattaaaaaatacatgcaacttcaaattttcatccatctacgatcaacagttacttttgtatcgcgattttaatatcggcaatacaacgtttgctgggtcagctagtaaatataaaaattaaataagaattaacACATTTGCGcacttgtttttgtaaacattttatgactattcaaatgttgtgagttttcttgagcGTAAATTCTACACAGATTCATGTTCAATAAATTCGACAAGTGTTTTGCTTTAACACAAAGCATCcttaggagatgttgactcgccaaatactggcacgagactagcctttccgttccgggaaactctgatcgcgCGGTTTGCCTCACATCAGCGCGACTTTGGTACTAGCGCAgagttctgtcaatgcgtattattttaattaggatgatttgagtgaatgtattagaaagctattgaaacaagctataagtccatgcaaaataaaccaccttattaacaaaataaggattttaacttggtgagggagtagggtgccgtatggcactctcggttttggtgtatctgaaaaatctagtgccctggggcactgccgatcTTGGAAGGCTAGTCTGCAGTAGGTAGATAGTGATAGAAGAgatcaaaacatttgaataatta carries:
- the LOC126972819 gene encoding uncharacterized protein LOC126972819, which codes for MVALVCIGVLVQQVVTCVQKLTFIPVTTHTHFDFNKTIIYPSVTFCREPPYKHHELEKYNLYSHPRYTSTWREFNFSHIPLDQLWKEITYDQDEVLVQFGLDQQRDNVVVTSTLGFVTGRCYTLTPRHLENYAGKERGYSVLLQHAPEDLGNPTSVLPPGYHVHIHYGKEPFTEVNVYNGGLVDYVYINTGETLDVKLTVNEYVMISDDYHPCTDDHNYSANQCTNRHVWHEVGKDVGCSGPWMESSLPYCDNFEDMRLLISSYITKHEEHQHEGCPRICRALLYNAFVTDRQKDYIWDNQAKLWSPRLQQTNLQTQIYIHFNNMMVSVFEEKYNYDWNLFLADLGGSVGFLLGLSVIGVINILYNVWWEVLKPLLCWRRHRNSSAGLSDTTLDAKSERNHVY